A region from the Haloarcula limicola genome encodes:
- a CDS encoding alkaline phosphatase family protein, translating to MRTLLLGLDGTCRPVLDSVFEAGVAPALESLFEESATGPLTSQLPPWTPSAWPSLYTGVNPGKHGVYGFLTFDGYDYDVVDATDVRAHALWELLDRQGRSSVVVNVPVTAPAAPIDGAILPGYVSPEDPPGHPDGIFDDVREEIGAYSVYGPMDTPGEADLDDVAAHSETRGDAFAYLVDRFDPDFGFLEFQQTDTVFHRRPTDTEAIERVFGAVDDAVATALSAADPDNVIVVSDHGIGEYRGHEIRVNECLRDWDLVSATAGGEGMPSWDAIARRRLQRGESGGTPDPGLLERGVSSLARVGVTSQRIEAVLEPLGLAEVVARIAPTDAVRAGTEQVDFRNSRAYMRDRIELGVRINLAGREPEGVVDPDEYEATRTELLDRLRDLNDPDGEPVFETVLPREDVFEGPYVEDAPDVVVVPREFENFLNGSLLGERFGTPRESWNHKRDGIVAATGADVDETASLADAHLFDIAPTVLGTLGVPQSDLMDGAALSVVEPPPVETYPEYEDRDASTRDDHDVADRLAHLGYLSEDQ from the coding sequence ATGCGGACGCTCTTACTCGGACTGGACGGCACCTGCCGGCCGGTCCTGGACTCGGTGTTCGAGGCCGGCGTCGCGCCCGCGCTCGAATCGCTCTTCGAGGAGAGCGCGACGGGACCGCTCACCTCGCAGCTGCCGCCGTGGACGCCGAGCGCGTGGCCGTCGCTGTACACCGGCGTCAATCCCGGGAAACACGGGGTCTACGGCTTTCTGACGTTCGACGGCTACGACTACGACGTGGTGGACGCGACGGACGTGCGTGCCCACGCGCTATGGGAATTGCTCGACCGACAGGGCCGTTCGAGCGTCGTCGTCAACGTCCCCGTGACCGCCCCGGCCGCTCCCATCGACGGCGCGATACTCCCCGGGTACGTCTCCCCGGAGGACCCGCCGGGTCACCCAGATGGGATCTTCGACGACGTGCGCGAGGAAATCGGAGCTTACTCGGTCTACGGGCCGATGGATACGCCCGGCGAGGCCGACCTCGACGACGTGGCGGCTCACTCGGAGACCCGCGGCGACGCCTTCGCCTATCTCGTCGATCGGTTCGATCCCGACTTCGGCTTCCTGGAGTTCCAGCAGACCGACACCGTCTTCCACCGCCGCCCGACGGACACCGAGGCGATCGAACGCGTCTTCGGGGCCGTCGACGACGCCGTGGCGACGGCGCTCTCGGCCGCCGACCCGGACAACGTTATCGTGGTGAGCGACCACGGCATCGGCGAGTATAGGGGGCACGAAATCCGCGTTAACGAGTGCTTACGCGACTGGGACCTGGTCTCAGCGACGGCCGGCGGGGAGGGGATGCCATCGTGGGACGCCATCGCGCGCCGCCGCCTCCAGCGCGGCGAGAGCGGCGGGACGCCCGACCCCGGACTGCTGGAACGCGGCGTCTCGTCGCTCGCCCGGGTCGGCGTGACCAGCCAGCGGATCGAAGCGGTGCTCGAACCGCTCGGACTCGCCGAGGTCGTCGCCCGGATCGCGCCCACGGACGCCGTCCGCGCGGGGACCGAGCAGGTCGACTTCCGGAACTCCAGGGCGTACATGCGGGACCGGATCGAACTCGGCGTCCGGATCAATCTCGCGGGCCGCGAACCCGAGGGCGTCGTCGACCCGGACGAGTACGAGGCGACGCGGACCGAGCTGCTCGACAGACTGCGCGACCTCAACGATCCGGACGGCGAGCCGGTCTTTGAGACGGTCCTCCCGCGAGAGGACGTCTTCGAGGGACCCTACGTCGAAGACGCACCGGACGTGGTGGTCGTCCCCCGAGAGTTCGAGAACTTCCTCAACGGCTCGCTGCTGGGCGAGCGCTTCGGGACGCCGCGGGAGTCGTGGAACCACAAGCGCGACGGGATCGTCGCCGCGACGGGCGCGGACGTGGACGAGACGGCGTCGCTCGCCGACGCGCACCTCTTCGATATCGCGCCCACCGTACTGGGGACGCTCGGGGTTCCGCAGTCCGACCTGATGGACGGCGCGGCGCTGTCGGTCGTCGAACCGCCGCCGGTCGAGACGTATCCCGAGTACGAGGACCGCGACGCGAGCACGCGGGACGACCACGACGTGGCCGATCGACTCGCACACCTCGGCTATCTCTCCGAGGACCAATAG
- a CDS encoding glycosyltransferase family 2 protein, whose translation MYRETTVAVVVPAYNEEGLVGTVIETVPDYVDRVYVVEDGSTDETWREIRETAERVNERDSRTNGFRRRVVPIRHEENRGVGGAIKTGYLAAREDGIGVTAVMGGDAQMQPELLEGVIRPIVEGEADYVKGNRLLDGHYGTMPRFRYVGNRILTWLTRIASGYWSIGDPQNGYTAISLHALETAGIEDMYEFYGYCNDLLVRLNVAGLRVLDVPRPANYGEEESHISYRSYIPRVSGMLFRNFLWRLRAKHLSDGVHPVAVLYGTAGATGVAGLVRAARGDGGPLSTLSRAVGALALSAVFLLGAMLLDYSHESYLDGRATVEAEASGYDGDDDDDDDAAAVSAPIGQD comes from the coding sequence ATGTACCGGGAGACAACTGTTGCCGTCGTCGTTCCGGCGTACAACGAGGAGGGTCTGGTCGGGACGGTGATCGAGACGGTCCCCGACTACGTCGATCGCGTCTACGTCGTCGAGGACGGCTCGACCGACGAGACGTGGCGGGAGATACGGGAGACCGCCGAGCGGGTCAACGAGCGCGATAGCCGGACCAACGGGTTCCGGCGACGCGTCGTCCCCATCCGTCACGAGGAGAACCGCGGCGTCGGCGGCGCGATAAAGACCGGCTACCTCGCCGCCCGCGAGGACGGGATCGGCGTCACGGCGGTGATGGGCGGCGACGCGCAGATGCAGCCCGAACTGCTCGAAGGCGTCATCCGCCCCATCGTCGAGGGCGAGGCCGACTACGTGAAGGGGAACCGCCTCCTCGACGGGCACTACGGGACGATGCCGCGCTTCCGGTACGTCGGCAACCGCATCCTGACCTGGCTCACCCGCATCGCCAGCGGCTACTGGTCCATCGGCGACCCGCAGAACGGCTACACCGCCATCTCCCTGCACGCGCTGGAGACGGCCGGCATCGAGGACATGTACGAGTTCTACGGCTACTGCAACGACCTCCTCGTCCGGCTGAACGTCGCGGGCCTGCGCGTCCTCGACGTGCCGCGACCGGCGAACTACGGCGAGGAGGAGAGCCACATCAGCTACCGCTCGTACATCCCGCGCGTGTCGGGGATGCTGTTCCGGAACTTCCTCTGGCGGCTCCGGGCGAAACACCTCTCCGACGGCGTCCATCCGGTCGCCGTGCTGTACGGGACCGCGGGCGCGACGGGCGTGGCCGGTCTCGTCCGCGCGGCCCGCGGCGACGGCGGTCCGCTCTCGACGCTCTCCCGAGCGGTCGGGGCGCTGGCGCTCTCGGCCGTATTCCTCCTCGGTGCGATGCTGCTCGATTACTCACACGAGAGCTATCTCGACGGGCGGGCGACAGTCGAGGCGGAAGCGAGCGGTTACGACGGCGACGACGATGACGACGACGACGCTGCGGCCGTCTCCGCCCCGATCGGGCAGGACTAG
- a CDS encoding Gfo/Idh/MocA family protein, with protein MTLESAVVGGGTVSDFHLSGLKKCPATNLVAICDVDESRARTKATEYDISAYADFEGMLAREDLDWIHLCTPVQTHLDLARMAIEDGIAVQIEKPVTTSVAEAEELEKLAREHDVPVSVVHNHNFDPAVRKASKLIDAGAIGDVRSVDLLYSGETYPDDVRRGAWAFDLPGGEFEEGLPHPIYLVLKLGGYPVDAASIQSQTERTREYEQGFDYDSAGFQYTSESGVLCSGTILASDVPHKAVRVHGERGSLDIDIVSQSVTVLDKDYEASPKARAQTNIDHVLGRVQGTVENVVAVARRALDDDWTAERDLDSHYYQIDADARAIIRGEPMPVPVEEGTWTMRIVESVRAAAVQPIDDGQIRVNTDSA; from the coding sequence ATGACGCTCGAAAGCGCGGTCGTCGGCGGTGGAACTGTCTCGGACTTCCATCTGTCAGGATTGAAGAAGTGTCCAGCGACGAACCTCGTCGCCATCTGCGACGTGGACGAGTCCAGAGCGCGGACGAAGGCCACGGAGTACGACATCAGCGCCTACGCCGACTTCGAAGGGATGCTGGCCCGTGAGGACCTCGACTGGATCCACCTCTGTACGCCCGTCCAGACCCACCTCGACCTGGCGCGGATGGCTATCGAGGACGGGATCGCGGTCCAGATCGAGAAGCCCGTCACGACCTCCGTCGCCGAGGCCGAGGAGCTGGAGAAACTCGCCCGGGAACACGACGTGCCGGTCTCGGTCGTCCACAACCACAACTTCGACCCGGCGGTTCGCAAAGCGTCGAAGCTCATCGACGCGGGGGCCATCGGCGACGTGCGCTCGGTCGACCTGCTCTACTCCGGCGAGACCTACCCCGACGACGTCCGCCGGGGCGCGTGGGCGTTCGACCTCCCGGGCGGCGAGTTCGAGGAGGGGCTCCCGCATCCGATATACCTGGTGCTGAAACTCGGCGGCTACCCGGTCGACGCGGCCTCGATCCAGTCCCAGACGGAGCGGACCCGCGAGTACGAGCAGGGGTTCGACTACGACAGCGCCGGCTTCCAGTACACGAGCGAGTCGGGCGTCCTCTGTAGCGGGACGATACTCGCGAGCGACGTCCCGCACAAGGCGGTCCGGGTCCACGGCGAGCGCGGGAGCCTGGACATCGACATCGTCTCACAGTCCGTCACCGTCCTCGACAAGGACTACGAGGCCTCGCCGAAGGCCCGAGCGCAGACGAACATCGACCACGTCCTCGGGCGCGTGCAGGGGACCGTCGAGAACGTGGTCGCCGTCGCGCGGCGGGCCCTCGACGACGACTGGACGGCGGAGCGCGACCTCGATTCGCACTACTACCAGATCGACGCCGACGCGCGAGCCATCATCCGCGGCGAACCGATGCCGGTCCCCGTCGAGGAGGGGACATGGACCATGCGAATCGTGGAGTCGGTGCGGGCGGCGGCCGTTCAACCGATAGACGACGGGCAGATTCGAGTCAACACCGATTCGGCGTAA
- a CDS encoding PKD domain-containing protein: MERDTLAITSIAWVLLVVGASIAPFTPVGTAAGNVENVEERPDEYAVVQGSQCIPLAMVGDASQNVSTYYDYRGGTGTDYSSHGTDDLQVSGVSQLYVYRGEGGDSLVFLHDSRNDDTGGGALSMDITGIPTQAGWAVEDDNYDGQDDSFEHTETTSDVDWQWQPSRNDGGALRGIAHLSGSDGIEISAGFGENSDSPDSDWADDPLSWRARSPSGLVELDKSQSVSVVAGGCPTADLTATPANPAVGASVTFDAGGSTPAGDIVSYRWDVGDDGSFEAQTAQPTFERAFETTGEKTVAVVVEDANGRQSEANATVTVGSNQQVEAVIEAPASARVGDAVQFDGRNSTAGQSATYRWAFGDGATATGPAPTHAYGSAGTYDVTLTVTDGSQSDTANASLVVEANESDDPTAALAGPATATVGQSVTFDASNSTVPRGGATYRWDVNADGTVETETSQPTLATAFDAPGDRTVSVTVVDGTNRSATASTTVTVERESSSGGGNGGDSGGDDDSSSGGSTGGGGAAPPPSNDGPPATATRTDEGVRVEVSDPGTGAVGVALDDGMLGSGPAAVQRIALADARAGTALTVTDAWNGSEGPPTGSDETLLALDPTVQDGSAPSSVTYQIALDREAIRNRGGSVESLAVATWTGSDWQAAETTVVSNGSTVVVNATAGPETPLAVGLARPNMVGGNLTVEGDAVADQPVNVTATLTNAGQLEGTKTITAVLGGRVVGSERVTLGPGETRRLTMSVIPAASGRQRLTIAGQSRMVDVAPSEADIGRPTVTVERDAVNPGEPVRVTATFTNDGTESGTVTASFVAFGDVVGTERLTVAAGASETVTFEQRIEQPGQYTVGVNGQNASVTVDGDATQRRSETPAGGDGGSDGGTSPLLLGLVAVGSVGALAGGIVVLSRQL, translated from the coding sequence ATGGAACGGGACACACTTGCAATCACGAGTATCGCGTGGGTACTGCTGGTCGTCGGGGCCAGTATCGCGCCGTTTACGCCGGTCGGGACGGCCGCCGGGAACGTCGAGAACGTCGAAGAGCGGCCCGACGAATACGCGGTCGTCCAGGGGAGCCAGTGCATCCCGCTGGCGATGGTCGGCGACGCCTCTCAGAACGTCTCGACGTACTACGACTACCGGGGCGGGACCGGCACTGATTACAGCTCTCACGGGACCGACGACCTGCAGGTCTCGGGGGTAAGTCAGCTCTACGTCTACCGCGGCGAGGGCGGCGATAGTCTGGTCTTCCTCCACGACAGCCGGAACGACGACACCGGCGGCGGGGCGCTCTCGATGGACATCACCGGCATCCCGACGCAGGCGGGCTGGGCCGTCGAGGACGACAACTACGACGGACAGGACGACAGCTTCGAGCACACCGAGACGACCAGCGACGTCGACTGGCAGTGGCAGCCGAGCCGCAACGACGGGGGCGCGCTGCGCGGAATCGCTCACCTCTCCGGGAGCGACGGTATCGAGATCTCGGCTGGCTTCGGCGAGAACAGCGACTCGCCGGACTCCGACTGGGCCGACGACCCGCTATCTTGGCGAGCACGGAGTCCGAGCGGACTCGTCGAACTCGATAAGTCCCAATCGGTCTCCGTGGTCGCGGGCGGCTGTCCGACCGCTGACCTGACGGCGACGCCCGCGAACCCGGCCGTCGGCGCAAGCGTGACCTTCGACGCCGGAGGCTCGACGCCGGCGGGCGACATCGTCAGCTACCGTTGGGACGTCGGCGACGACGGGAGTTTCGAGGCACAGACCGCCCAGCCGACCTTCGAACGGGCGTTCGAGACGACCGGCGAGAAGACGGTCGCCGTCGTGGTCGAGGACGCGAACGGCAGGCAGAGCGAGGCCAACGCGACGGTGACGGTCGGGTCGAACCAGCAGGTCGAGGCCGTGATCGAAGCGCCCGCGTCCGCTCGCGTCGGCGACGCGGTGCAGTTCGACGGCCGGAACTCGACGGCCGGGCAGTCGGCGACCTACCGGTGGGCGTTCGGCGACGGCGCGACGGCCACCGGGCCAGCGCCGACCCACGCGTACGGGAGCGCCGGCACGTACGACGTGACGCTCACCGTGACCGACGGCAGCCAGAGCGATACGGCCAACGCGTCACTCGTCGTGGAGGCGAACGAGAGCGACGATCCCACGGCGGCGCTCGCCGGACCGGCGACGGCGACGGTCGGCCAATCCGTCACGTTCGACGCCTCGAACTCGACGGTCCCGCGCGGCGGTGCGACTTACCGCTGGGACGTGAACGCCGACGGCACCGTCGAGACCGAGACGAGCCAGCCGACGCTGGCGACGGCCTTCGACGCGCCCGGTGATCGGACCGTCAGCGTCACCGTGGTCGACGGAACGAATCGGTCGGCGACGGCGAGTACGACAGTCACCGTCGAGCGTGAGTCGTCGAGCGGCGGCGGGAACGGCGGCGATAGCGGCGGTGACGACGACAGCAGTAGCGGTGGCAGCACGGGCGGTGGCGGTGCCGCCCCGCCGCCGTCCAACGATGGGCCCCCCGCGACTGCGACGCGGACCGACGAGGGCGTCCGCGTCGAGGTCAGTGACCCCGGGACCGGTGCCGTCGGCGTGGCACTGGACGACGGAATGCTGGGCTCCGGTCCGGCAGCGGTCCAGCGGATCGCGCTCGCCGACGCCAGAGCGGGGACGGCCCTCACCGTGACCGACGCGTGGAACGGGAGCGAGGGACCGCCGACCGGGAGCGACGAGACCCTGTTGGCGCTCGACCCGACGGTCCAGGACGGGTCGGCACCCTCGTCGGTCACCTACCAGATAGCGCTCGACCGCGAGGCGATCCGCAACCGCGGCGGCTCCGTCGAGTCGCTCGCGGTGGCGACGTGGACCGGCTCTGACTGGCAAGCGGCCGAGACGACCGTCGTCAGCAACGGTTCGACGGTCGTGGTGAACGCCACAGCCGGCCCCGAGACGCCGCTCGCGGTCGGCCTCGCGCGACCGAACATGGTCGGCGGGAATCTGACGGTCGAGGGGGACGCCGTCGCCGACCAGCCGGTGAACGTCACGGCGACGCTCACGAACGCGGGGCAGCTCGAGGGGACGAAGACGATAACCGCGGTACTGGGCGGTCGCGTCGTCGGGTCCGAGCGAGTGACGCTCGGCCCGGGCGAGACGAGGCGGCTCACGATGTCGGTGATACCGGCCGCGTCGGGCCGTCAGCGGCTCACAATCGCCGGCCAGAGCCGGATGGTCGACGTCGCGCCCTCCGAGGCGGACATCGGCCGGCCGACCGTCACCGTCGAGCGCGACGCCGTGAACCCCGGCGAACCCGTGCGCGTGACCGCGACGTTCACCAACGATGGGACCGAGTCGGGCACCGTCACCGCGTCGTTCGTCGCCTTCGGCGACGTCGTCGGGACGGAGCGCCTCACCGTCGCCGCGGGGGCCTCCGAGACGGTCACGTTCGAACAGCGCATCGAGCAGCCCGGCCAATACACGGTCGGCGTGAACGGCCAGAACGCCAGCGTCACCGTCGACGGCGACGCGACGCAGCGCCGGAGCGAGACGCCGGCGGGCGGTGACGGCGGGTCCGACGGCGGGACGTCCCCGCTCCTGCTCGGCCTCGTCGCCGTCGGGAGCGTCGGCGCGCTGGCCGGCGGCATCGTCGTCCTCAGCCGACAGCTCTGA
- a CDS encoding DUF1616 domain-containing protein, whose protein sequence is MSVTETARRLVESTLDVVPVDLVVLVAYVAFATAAVAGGVGGEVGLFVVGSILVFFAPGYAVVAALFPGRARNRDAGEQSRTLSLSSAHDGLLPQERLALAFGVSVTLIPLFAVTLGAAGVLLTTESVLAAVWAIVGVGVVVGGARRLLLPSRERFDPLTVARQPRNEGVFAGDAVTNVLTVCLCLAVVAALGSATVALAGPQQSMSYTSASLLTKSGDGGLGGYPTNVTQGQPQQLVVEVTNHHEEAANYTIVAKIQRVDGGTVLASNDLLTQNQRVGVNETWTYDHTVSPSMAGQDLRLVYYVVRGPMPDDVNENTAERVLYLRLDVTPTDQSQTAQSANATQSANAT, encoded by the coding sequence GTGAGTGTCACGGAAACTGCCCGTCGCCTCGTGGAATCGACTCTCGACGTCGTCCCGGTGGACCTCGTCGTCCTCGTCGCGTACGTCGCGTTCGCGACGGCGGCGGTCGCCGGCGGCGTCGGCGGCGAGGTCGGCCTGTTCGTCGTCGGGTCGATACTCGTCTTCTTCGCCCCGGGCTACGCCGTCGTCGCGGCGCTCTTTCCCGGCCGGGCGCGAAACAGGGACGCGGGCGAGCAGTCGCGGACGCTCTCGCTGTCCTCGGCCCACGACGGTCTGCTCCCCCAGGAGCGACTGGCGCTCGCCTTCGGCGTCAGCGTCACGCTGATCCCGCTCTTCGCGGTCACTCTCGGCGCGGCGGGCGTCCTCTTGACGACCGAGTCCGTCCTGGCGGCGGTGTGGGCCATCGTCGGCGTCGGCGTCGTCGTCGGCGGTGCGCGGCGGCTCCTCCTACCGTCCCGGGAGCGCTTCGACCCGCTGACCGTCGCGCGACAGCCACGGAACGAGGGCGTCTTTGCCGGGGACGCGGTGACGAACGTGCTGACGGTCTGTCTCTGTCTCGCGGTCGTGGCCGCCCTCGGGTCGGCCACCGTCGCCCTCGCCGGGCCGCAGCAGTCGATGTCCTATACCAGCGCGTCGCTGCTGACGAAGTCCGGCGACGGCGGACTGGGCGGCTACCCGACCAACGTCACGCAGGGCCAACCGCAGCAGCTCGTCGTGGAGGTCACGAACCACCACGAGGAGGCGGCCAACTACACGATCGTCGCGAAGATTCAGCGCGTGGACGGCGGGACCGTACTGGCGAGCAACGACCTGCTGACCCAGAACCAACGCGTAGGCGTCAACGAGACGTGGACCTACGACCACACCGTCAGCCCGTCGATGGCCGGTCAGGACCTCCGCCTGGTCTACTACGTCGTCCGCGGGCCGATGCCCGACGACGTGAACGAGAACACGGCCGAACGGGTCCTCTACCTGCGGCTCGACGTGACGCCGACCGATCAGTCACAGACGGCCCAGTCGGCGAACGCGACGCAGTCAGCGAACGCGACTTAG
- a CDS encoding GNAT family N-acetyltransferase has protein sequence MARADTPREGPMSPEISKLSTNDGAVWNDALDRTDERTPFHRFEALEVFAAHSGAEFHPLVGYKGQEEIGLFPLFTLEKGPITTAFSPPPNLKVSYLGPVLLTQPGMKANTVERRRQRFISACIDWLDEAHAPRYVHVRTAITTPDTRPFDWELFEETPRFTYVVDLDTGPEALFDRFSRDARSNVREAEEACSVSLSGRDAARRIIEQVKQRHDEQNIGFPVTPELVGDLYDALPEGYLRPYVCTIDGEFAGGSLVLDDGERAYGWQGTVKQDIEYDINDLLHWEIIRDAADRGVRSYDLVGANNPRLSRYKSKFAPTLTRYHSLERSATGFGMMAQLYRRIQ, from the coding sequence ATGGCAAGGGCCGACACACCGCGGGAGGGACCGATGAGTCCGGAGATCTCGAAACTATCGACGAACGACGGAGCGGTATGGAACGACGCGCTCGATCGGACCGACGAACGGACGCCGTTTCACCGGTTCGAGGCGCTCGAAGTGTTCGCCGCGCACTCGGGGGCGGAGTTTCACCCGCTGGTCGGCTACAAGGGACAGGAGGAGATCGGCCTGTTCCCGCTGTTCACCCTGGAGAAGGGGCCGATAACGACGGCGTTCTCCCCGCCGCCGAACCTGAAGGTGAGCTATCTGGGGCCGGTCCTGTTGACCCAGCCGGGGATGAAAGCCAACACGGTCGAGCGCCGGCGACAGCGGTTCATCTCCGCCTGTATCGACTGGCTCGACGAGGCGCACGCGCCCCGGTACGTCCACGTTCGGACGGCCATCACGACGCCGGACACCCGCCCGTTCGACTGGGAGCTGTTCGAGGAGACGCCGCGTTTCACGTACGTCGTCGACCTCGACACCGGACCGGAGGCGCTGTTCGACCGGTTCAGCCGCGACGCGCGCTCGAACGTGCGCGAAGCCGAGGAGGCCTGTTCCGTCTCGCTGTCCGGCCGAGACGCCGCTCGACGGATCATCGAGCAGGTCAAACAGCGCCACGACGAGCAGAACATCGGCTTCCCGGTGACCCCGGAACTGGTCGGGGACCTCTACGACGCGCTCCCGGAGGGATATCTCAGACCGTACGTCTGTACCATCGACGGCGAGTTCGCGGGCGGGAGTCTCGTCCTCGACGACGGCGAACGCGCCTACGGCTGGCAGGGGACCGTCAAGCAGGACATCGAGTACGACATCAACGACTTGCTCCACTGGGAGATCATCCGGGACGCCGCCGACCGCGGCGTCCGGAGCTACGACCTCGTCGGCGCGAACAACCCGCGCCTCTCGCGGTACAAATCGAAGTTCGCGCCGACGCTGACGCGGTATCACTCCCTGGAACGGAGCGCGACGGGGTTCGGGATGATGGCGCAGCTGTACCGACGAATCCAGTGA
- a CDS encoding DUF7344 domain-containing protein, giving the protein MSPEDDESPLRDGDSETGLLPDSDAIELLASRRRRTLLELLVDAGGPVTLESLATAIAQTERATGLGATPSHRIAVSLHHAHLPKLDAAGVVDYDRETNSVRYRGDERIETWLAAVDES; this is encoded by the coding sequence ATGTCGCCTGAGGACGACGAATCGCCGCTCCGTGACGGGGACAGCGAGACGGGGTTGCTCCCCGATTCCGACGCGATCGAACTGCTCGCCTCCCGGCGGCGGCGAACCCTATTGGAGTTGCTGGTCGACGCCGGCGGGCCCGTCACGCTGGAGTCGCTCGCGACGGCCATCGCACAGACCGAGCGAGCGACCGGCCTCGGCGCGACGCCGAGCCACCGGATCGCCGTCTCGCTTCACCACGCGCACCTCCCGAAGCTCGACGCCGCCGGCGTCGTCGATTACGACCGCGAGACGAACAGCGTCCGGTACCGCGGCGACGAGCGGATCGAGACGTGGCTCGCCGCCGTCGACGAGTCCTGA
- a CDS encoding HTH domain-containing protein: MSSGESHERLDRLLPSGETDLRVEVFVHSLAPVGCKEKQDTLVERLRALVADGELADIDLHVWGDSVATGGPLAEVGAGERISAAIGEFYELAAKTDVSISPFFRISKVTSSVTDESFRRIVPPHCCIALYAEDELVGVFPSLIDGVACTPDDAVAYLEARTPSELPSQILADDRP; the protein is encoded by the coding sequence ATGAGTTCAGGTGAGTCCCACGAACGCCTCGACAGGCTGTTGCCTTCCGGCGAAACGGACCTCCGCGTCGAGGTGTTCGTCCACTCTCTCGCGCCCGTGGGATGTAAAGAGAAACAGGATACCCTGGTCGAACGACTCAGGGCGCTCGTCGCGGACGGCGAGCTCGCGGATATCGATCTGCATGTCTGGGGAGACAGCGTCGCGACCGGCGGCCCGCTCGCGGAGGTCGGGGCCGGCGAGCGAATCTCGGCCGCGATCGGCGAGTTCTACGAACTGGCCGCGAAAACTGACGTCTCCATCTCGCCGTTCTTCCGCATCTCGAAGGTGACGTCGAGCGTCACTGACGAGTCGTTCCGGCGTATCGTCCCCCCGCACTGCTGTATTGCGCTGTACGCCGAGGACGAACTGGTCGGCGTCTTCCCCAGTCTGATAGACGGCGTCGCTTGCACACCCGACGACGCGGTCGCGTACCTCGAAGCGCGCACGCCCAGCGAGCTCCCCTCTCAGATACTCGCCGACGACCGTCCCTAA
- a CDS encoding DUF5658 family protein: MTSDLAANVGFLRDSRLRYDHVLWGVVLGASSADVALTLVGLSLCFSEANPVARAILDVAGGVGLLALKIAALGVLFAVCRRLDTTYRRAALLAFSLPQLYAVGHNGLLLARYAHLCS, from the coding sequence GTGACCTCCGATCTCGCCGCGAACGTCGGATTCCTTCGGGACTCCCGACTGCGATACGACCACGTACTCTGGGGCGTCGTGTTGGGGGCATCGAGCGCCGACGTCGCCCTGACGCTGGTCGGGCTGTCGCTGTGTTTCAGCGAAGCGAACCCGGTCGCGAGAGCTATCCTCGACGTCGCGGGCGGTGTCGGGTTACTGGCCCTGAAAATCGCCGCGCTGGGCGTGTTGTTCGCGGTCTGTCGCCGCCTCGATACGACCTATCGGCGCGCGGCGCTGCTCGCGTTCTCGCTGCCGCAACTGTACGCCGTGGGCCACAACGGGCTGTTGCTGGCCCGCTACGCGCACCTCTGCAGTTAG